gaaaacaacacgttaaaaatTGCATGCATCCGAACTGTTTTTCTTGATTTACATCATCAGTAACGCTTAATGCCGAATATATTGTATTTGAAAGCCGAGGatgtataagaaaaacaaaagacGTGTATGACCAAAACATACCTAAACaaaagccaaattcatctaagggCAAcattgcctgagggagttgaaaccttaatttctataaaatgtataaatttataaacgaacAATTTCAGACTGACTACTGAGTGATAATATTCTCGGGGACCGGTGGTCCACCAGCAGCAAAGGCATCGATGAAAAATAATTATTCGGGCTAATGATTTGTACATCAACGAATGTATCATTATCCACAGGCTATCAATATTACGGGCAAAATGTACGTTCACATCGTGTGATATTAGCGAATATAGAAAGATATGCAACAGGTGGTTTATGCCGCCGAAACTTGATACGCCAGGCGTGCgctttgtctacataagactcatcagtgacgctcagatcaaaaaagttataaagccaatcaagtaaagagtattgaggacccaaaattccaaaaaagttggtCAAATATGCCtgggatatgaaaatccttagttttttcgaacaaattcaaaaccaggttcaatccaccattttctacataagtagatgcctgtaccaagtcaggaatatgacagctgttatccattcgtttgatgtgtttaagcttttgattttgccattcgattacggacttttcgttttgaattttcctccgagttcagtatttttttttatgtttcttctCTTTTTGTTATACATATTCTGTTGAAAGATTTTCGTTAATGGATTTCAAGGATAAAGATATTTTCTGGTATGTGTTTTattcactgttgaaggccgtatggtgacctatcgttgttaatgtttgtgtcattttgtctcttgaagagaattgtctcattggcaaacgtAATCAAACCTAATGCCATTTTAATgcctttttcttttaaagaaaataatcgGTATAGAATACAGTATTATTTTATCGCACATAGTTGTCTATTTAAGATATAGACTGGTATAGAAAACGCCCAATTTACAACAACACATGATTACtataaaatgatgttttaacaAACTGTAGTTTGCATTATAATCGGTATAAACTATGATCTGATCCAGGTCACTATATTATGCACCAGCTACGagatagaaaatataaaataagatttattttgttcaatcattaatgaaagtaatGAAAGTAAAAGGTGAAATAATATATCGcgttagcagccagtatggtccaattttgtcaaaataagctcaGAATcatcgatgatgaattattcacttgcaagttaataattcgacatcattgaatccgtattcatgggAACTCAATTTATACTCATGGCTAGAGATGGATACCTCATGCATTGTTTTAAAGGAAGtaaatgacaacattaaaaaTGTAACAATGGTAACTAATTtcattgactgattcgatccacataCAAATCATGTTTATacaggtaaataaaggcaacagtagtacaccgcttttcgaaattcataaatcgattgagaaaataacaaatccgggttacaaacaaaaactgagggaaacgtatcaaatataagaggagaactagaattagatggcgtctagactaaaatacacacaaaacgaaACTTCATATTATCAAGCTCATGCACggttttttgtatattttagactttttatgaTTTGGATAAATgtgaatttgagtcaaatcggagaacatgaatttgacagctagtgcacTTTTCATTGAAACTTGGCTTCACGAGGATTGTGTCTTCAAAATAATGACACATCGTTGTGAAAGGGAATAActgcaatataaaaataaacccTCAGAACATCAAACTACAGCCACTAGTTAAGTCTggctcatatcttgacttacatctaaaaattgacaatgagggttggatgaaaacaaaactttacaacaaaagagatgatttcagcttcccaatagtGAACTTTCcctttctatgtagcaacattccagcagtgcctgcatacgcagtatatatctcccaattgatacgatattacagggcttgtatttcctatcgtgatttccttgatagagtgttgctgctcacaaggaagatattaaaccaagagttccaaatggtgaggtTGAGATAATCACTTCGTAAttgttacggacgccatcactagttggttgaccgtttcgGAAAAAcggtttcacagatgatatcagatatgttccttgtGTCGTAATTACAATACCCatcccttttcacaaatgtgacgtaccgaatttgactatttaccggattgtgtaataacataagtaacacgacggatgccacatgtggagcaggatctgcctacacTTTCAGAGCACCTGCGCGATCACCCTTGGTTCTTGGTGGGAcacgtgttgcttagtctttagttttctatgttgtgtcatgtgtactattgtttgtctgtttgtctttatttttttagctAAAAACCTccaacacaccaaacgaatggataaacaaccattatattcctgacttggtacaggcattttccaaagtagaaaatggttgaaaaacctggttttatagctatctaaacctctcacttgtatgacagtccatTTAATTGacaaaccaaacagacataacaggtaaaaatgaccaaaaatagggatacaacagtcaacataatattattatcttaatcattatgaaaaaaagaagcacaaaaaggcaaatAGACAAAGAACATTGGATACTTTATTTACTTTAGTTTCCTTACAAGCAACGTTATTTTGTTGTGTCTTCCAAAAGTTCCACGAAACCTCTTCAGTTTATTACTATCTGTGTTATTAGCAATCAAAGCAGGACTTTGGTTATTGTGAAACTTCATTTTGTTCAGGCGGCGTAAATTAGATGTTGATACTAAAACAATCAAATAGTCAAATACCAGCTAATATTAAGTCTTATATGTATATGCATCATTTGTCTTATAAGTTATGACATATATAATTATGTGATTCCTGCATTAAATTTCAACTTATAGATCTCAGTAAAGTAGTATtgcaaaaaatatacaaattaacatGTTCTAGTCCTGGTGTGTAATAAAAGTAAAAGCTGGATATCAAACATtcgtcaatcaatcaatcaatcattcattctTTCCATCAATCCATTTATTACTCGAATCAGAGTCAATTCAAATGGATTGTTTAATACAGTCTAAGCATTTGTAATTCAAAGGAGACTGCCATTTCACTGCATGGTACACGATGCACTTGTATTTTATAGATGAGAACTGGCTGCTGTcatgtgttattgttctatttatCTACAATTATAACAGAGAAATTGAGTTATGCACAATGCCAACAACAAGATTCATCACCATTACTGTTTCTTTATGGTCTTGGTAAGTAAATCTCAGATCGtatgacaaaataaattaatcaattataACCGAGTTACGAATTGAAAAATCCACTCACAGCTGCAGACAATAAATACGTAGCCGTTATCGCTGACATTTGACAGTCGGAAGCCATGGGCTCTCTGACTGCTAAATTTGTTTTTGTGACCACTGTTTCTCTGGAGAGAAATACATAGATGTGTTTTAATCTGTGTAAGATACTGCTAATGTGCAAACTATAAAGCAGACATATTATACAAGATATTGGCACCCTCATTCTATGGTCATATAACTTCGTGAAATACAAGACTTTTTCGTTATTTCTCTAACTACTAGATCACCTGCCGTTTCTTCTCTTTAATTGTTTTCCCTTATTGTATAGATATGATGCTCTTAAACATTGACAACAGAGAGATTCCTTGATAGAGGAAAGTAGctaactttttttagaaaataagtACTTGCAAcgtaatttaaaatttgaaatcataacaTTTGTGTAATATTACAATACTTCACCTAGTTGCCAATCATTTGTTATATACCCAACTATATAGGGATGACCAATTCATATTTGTGGGAGAGAATGTTTTTGCAGATGGAATAGTTTCACCTAATTGTTAGAAGGGCTTATTTATTTAGCGcttgttttaatttgtaaaacaatGATTAATTCCAGTTATAAGCAGGGCAGActattcatttccaaaattcttCCCTTCTACCGGATATCAAATGGTCATCCCCTTAAGCTATATGTTTAGTAAAACAATGCATATTAAGacttctgttggttttttttttcttatttcaggttCAGGAATCACAATAGGAAGTTCCATATGTCCTACATGTCCTACATGTCCTACATGTCCTACATGTCCTACATGTCCGATTGTCAGATGTCCTTTGATACCTCAATCAACAGTGACATGTCCTCCTGCTGTATCCATATTGCCAAATACTATTGAACCATGTCAATGTCCTACAACCACCACAAGTCAACCGTGTAATCCAAACGAATTGCAATCATTGAGAGATGAGATTGTGGAATGGAATTACTGTCAAACTATAGCTAATACAGCGGACTGTGAGAATGACCCAAGATGTTTTCATAATGTTAACTGTGGGCccaaacaaaataaatgacaCCTTTTGATTTTATTCTACTTTGAGAATTTATATTTTCCAATTGTTTTCATAGAACTGATCAGATTTTACATTGAATGGTTTTACCTaatgttttaattcttttttgaTCATACAACTCCTAGTTTTCATCctagatatatatgtaaaattaaggtgtggtatgattgccaatgagaccaatatcaaaaagtattaaaatgaaGTGGATAGCTTGGTGtaaggtgtgagccaaggctccataccttatatattggtttactttcattaattgttacttggatggacagttgtctcattggcactcataccacatcttcctatatatatggATGTACGTAATATTAGGCCCTTGCATTACCTCCAACAATGAAAAGAAAACTCACAAAAGTAGGCTACAAAAGGCcacaacatgaaaaatatgaagtaattcataagaaaaaaacatgcaaaGGTTATTCTAAAGTGTAATTGGTGTGTAGACTTGCCCTCCACCTAAAACCTAGAAGGACTGCATGTTCACTGACAAACTGGAAGAACTGTATGTTAATGATCACTCACAAACTGGAAGGACTTTATGTTCGCTCACAAACTTGAGGGACGTTCTGTTAAGTTTTCAAGTGAAAGGCTGAGTTTATTATAAACTTTGTACAAATAACCTTTAAAACTGCAATAAAATGCACTGGAAATTTTGCCTTGATCAAATATTTTATGAACACTATTCTACCTATGTAggaatttgatatatatttatttacagcaATATGTGACAACAGCCTTCCTTACTGTATGATTCATTAGATAACAATCAACCAGCTACTTCTAGTTACGAGTTCATAATTTGTTAGAACCGagtttgttgtttattttctttatttgttggtaatgattttataatacaagtttttaatatacatttaatacACATTAAGTAGTGGACAtaaaaaaacgatgaaaaatacacACATATCCACCCTTGATTGCACAAAATATccattctttataaaaaaaattcatacacaatgtaatagttaataaatatttgaaaatagatCTATTTCTTCAAACTACCAAAAAAATATGGAACACTACAACAGTacacaatatttttataatttaaaaataacaataagtATGATGCATCATCTCTGAAAGGACTATTAGTTTCTGAGCCACTGAATATGCACACTGGTGCACAGCATAGACATTTAACTTAAATAGAGGATACAACACCAGTGCTTATACAACTGTTTTAAAAACAAtacttattaaataaataaacaataaaattcataaaagtgaACTTCAAATTTTGTTTGCACCATGCTGACTTGAAGCTCAGAATGTTAAACAAAATAGAAATTGGCTGTACACAGATCAGCTTTCCCTGGAACAGTTCAACTTGatgtacattatttattttcattgtatgctgattttttatttacatcaCTTCCAAAGTCCCagacatgttataaaaaatcttCACAGTTTAAGCCATGACAGAAGGACCATATTTTTTGCCCTCTAATGTATGTCCTGAAGCTGAATATCCAGATGATCCCTGAAAGTACAGAATACATCGTTAATACAATTGTAATTTAAAAGCTATTCAGATTAAGTTGTTGTTGAGGGTATACCAAGTATTTCCATACAAAACAATACTGTGACTTTAAGATGAAGCAAAGTTCCTAAAATTTGGAATTTAAATTTAATCATGTAAGTGCATGAGGCATAATATATCATTATACTTTCTTTCCATTCCATAATGTTCCCTACAGTATGTAAGCATACCAACCTAGAGTAttgtaactttatttttaaacaagaatgtttcacaagtacacagatgccccatctgcactatcattttctatgttcaatggaccatgtaAATGGGGGAaaatttttaatttggtattaaaattagaaagatcatatcatagggaacatgtttactaagtttcaagttgattggacttcaacttcaccaaaaactacttcgaccaaaaactttaacctgaagcgggacagacggaaggacgaacggacggaccAACAAATggacagatgcacagaccagaaaacataatgcccataaatggggcataataaatggggcataaaaatgaaaacagaaacaTGCATTACTTTATTGGAATACAAGACCAAGGTTCAAAATTTTAAGATaagattttaataatttcaaaagtaAACAAACCTCAAGAAATCTTTGGATTGCAGGTTTGCAGATTTGTCATAgtttacaatcatgacaataaacaTATCAgtatattataaactttactttTCAAATCCAAATCTTTTCTACTTACTCTTTGTAATGGTAGGATGTCTTTGTCTGTCATTTTCTTGCCATTAATTGGATCCAACATGTCTTTCTTTATCAACTTTTCTACACATTCCATTGTTACAACACTGCCTCTGGAagataaaatcaattttaaatgtcaaattaaatcaattttttcatttataacttaAGAATTATCCAATGTTTCatgttttaaagaatttataaacTGAATTTTTTAAACAAGCAAAACATTCACATGCAACCATCCTTGAGGAaaatcaattatcaaaaatatacaCCAGTTTCAATTTTTGAATAAGATGAATAAGATGTTTTGTTCTCACTTTTATTTTTGCCCATTACCACTGTTGCTACTGTCTTTGAGATATTACAAAACAACTTTTCTATCAAGATTTAAGTAATAAATTTAGATATATACAGAAACAAGAAACTTTCGTAATATGTAATATGTAATAATATTATCATATCTTAAGAAGAACGTAGGGaacaatatgtttgttttttttacagaaaaaaagattTGTAATGTTATAGAAATTTGAATTATGTCTGtgcatataaatatgtatattagtaAATTACACATATTTGATTATCAGatttcttaatacatttttaGTACTCACCACAACCGACCTTGCAacggctgtatagccagtcaatgtcgttaaaaacttccatttgttgttactCACCACATGTGCTTTATACTTTTATAATCCATACATAAGGCACAGaatcatttcaatttttgttcaTTCACATTTATTCAATAATTTCCAATTCTAACTATaactatttttttctcaatcaaataTATAGTTCTCATGTTTTAATCAACAGATGTATAATGTAAGTCAGTGAACCGGATATGCGATAATTATTATGTATTATAGTGTCAGTGATGTGTATCAGGTAAAATCAATTGTTTtggttatttttagaaatgtagTTATGTAAAACTATGGGAAGTTTaaactcatttgatattttccctGTCAAGTGAGGCTGTTAAAATACAGGGGCCCCTAAGTATGCAAGCTGGGCTTCTTAGGTATTTATATATCAGGAAATAatagaataaaaatatttgttatcatgaaaaaaaaaattaaaaattaaaaaatagaaacTTACGAGGTTTTAAGAACTGCACATGGGACAGAATTTCCAAGGACATCATTTGTAACAGCACATACATATCTAGCCTGTAATAATAATATGTTATAAAGCCAggaaatatatttagaattttgaagatATTGTAGAAAGTAAAATGCTACAATGacgtattattagttacatagtgtgctagtgacctaatatggtatatatggggtcagtaaattccatatggggtgagagtgAAGCTcaaatccccatatggaatttattgaccccatatataccgtattacgtcactagcacactatgtaacgaatttatcttaccaactatcttaacatgtgaaattaagactagtgattctcaaaatgagcaagtcttcaatactgttagcattaagaaaatacttccattgatcctacaaaaacagatgccaacaataacgacttgtaaggtttaaatgtgttttatgaatttatttcaatcttaatcatcaatttcgtagtctgttggaacttttaagttttttctcagtaccgttttgtttttataaagggacataacaccattactaactgtgtatgaaataagccccgcccccttcttacctaatatggaatataaaggaacgtaactccactactaaccgtgtatgagataagccccgcctccctactaacctaatatcaaatatacacggtttgcacgcggacacTTTTAACCAATcctattcctggaaatgtataggaggtaagataaaatatgttccctttttaagttttttaataataataatcttttattcgtattaaagcaatacagcttacagaatataaatattacaaatattcaattacatcagtgaaatatattaacatttaaacaattagtcaaataatcatataagtaagtatacccatataacagtacagcagagtatgataaaacataacacatATTAAGCATTTATAATGATTAAATTAATTACGTGCCTTCTCGGCCAGaaataaaaaccttttttttaaacttttaaacatgaataaaattaatcaaatttGTAATATTCTAAGGCAATCATGTGTTCCTCAGCTGATTTTAATGTTATTCAGAATTTATGGCTCATGTTTTAACCTGTATTTAGCTTCATAAAATTCTACATCATACATTGTATGTATTGTACTTAGATATCTTAGACACATTAGGTTTATTGTCCCTCTGTCTTGCTGCAGTAACTTTTTGATTTACACTTTGATAAAATCTTAACttttctgattttttatttttatgaagtaGTAATTACAATCAATAGTCCATTGGTTTTTGGTATGCTCTTGCATTACAATACCTTCATATCTGTTTTAATCAGTATATAGGCTATGCCTTTGAAATTGCTTTAATGGTATCTTGTGTTAACTCTTAAAGATATCGTGAGGTTTAAACAAAGTTTTATATTGCTTCTGTTCCAAGTGCAGTGATGCACAaccattttaatattttgtaactattGTTTTGTCAACAGAGGAGACATACAAAACTGGGAAGTGAAAAAGAGGACAGAAACTGCCTTTGCACTTTCTTTTAACTAATAACAATATACGTGGGTATTTTTTCTCATTGTACGGATGAAAAATATTCTATCGCTCAAAACTGACAGAAAGATGTCCAGTTGACCTTGTTATTGCCTGGATAAAACATTTTACCCGTCCTTATAATAGACATTAGAAGCTTACTCAATATCAAAGTATTAGCTGGAGACAAAAAAAGTACATATGTTATTCAGATATTGAAATTTCAACAACAGTTTTAACCACTGTGTAAGCATTGCATTTTTGTCTTACCTCTTTTGAAATAAGAGCTGTTTTAGAATCTCTGTCATTTATTGGTGTAAACTTGACATCAATAAAATCTTTTAACTTGATTGGTCTACCACTCATTGGACATCTTACTTTTTCATCCTATAAAATGttaacaattaattttaaaatattattaaaggAAAGTGTATTAAATGCCTTCTTGTAGCATAACAATTCCTCTTCAGCCTCTTATATTGTAAGAGCAATAGGGAAAAAAGCAATCATGTTGAATGCAGATAAAAGCAGTCATTTTGACTTCATACAGTAAAAGAGGGTAATTGTTTATAGAAAATCTGAATTCTTGTGAAATTGCATGCAGTAAAGTCTGTCATAAAAATTGATGACAACAATAATATGAACCATTTAAGGACAACAAATATTTCAGACTGTTTTAAAAAAGCACACACTTACAGGTTTTTCGACTTTAGTAGGAGCAGCAGCTGGCGTTAAGGCAGGAACCCAGAAACTGGGTAATTCTTTACCTTTACCATTGTTCATGTTGCAAATACTTTTATCATCTTTACCACTAGCTgtaaaagtataaacaaaatattggcATGGATTATCATCcctgtatatattaaaatatttaagtcAAAATTTAAATGGTTATTCTTTAACATGTTGTTATTATGATAATTCAAGTCAATGGCCCATGAATGAAGGAAAATGATTAGAGGGGCATATTTACCACGCTCCTCATTTTGTAtatgcctgtttcaagtcaggagtctgtaattcagtggatatcacttgttgctgtatatcatatttgggtttttgttttgttttgtttataaatctgGCTATTGGTTTCCTCTTTTGAATTGTTGTAAATTGGAAATTTTCAAGCCTtttgaagtgttttttttctgattgctgaagactgtacggtgacctttagttgctagctttcaaataattttagtctcttgtgggaAGTTGGCAATtctaccacatcttcatatttttaaataaatagaaagaAACCCTACTTATAAAATGGAT
Above is a window of Mytilus galloprovincialis chromosome 7, xbMytGall1.hap1.1, whole genome shotgun sequence DNA encoding:
- the LOC143082566 gene encoding nitric oxide synthase-interacting protein-like, giving the protein MTRHSKNCTAGTVYTYHERQRDTKSSGYGSKSARFGKDSIKNFDCCCLTLQPCRNPIVTPEGFLYDKEAILEFIIQQKKQIARKLKEYGKQINKANEELHELAKAELETKKQKLISHVEAPSDKNASGKDDKSICNMNNGKGKELPSFWVPALTPAAAPTKVEKPDEKVRCPMSGRPIKLKDFIDVKFTPINDRDSKTALISKEARYVCAVTNDVLGNSVPCAVLKTSGSVVTMECVEKLIKKDMLDPINGKKMTDKDILPLQRGSSGYSASGHTLEGKKYGPSVMA